A stretch of Homo sapiens chromosome 12, GRCh38.p14 Primary Assembly DNA encodes these proteins:
- the OR6C75 gene encoding olfactory receptor 6C75, translated as MRNSTAVTDFILLGLTSDPQWQVVLFIFLLVTYMLSVTGNLIIITLTLSDPHLQTPMYFFLRNFSFLEISFTSVCIPRFLVTVVTGNRTISYNGCVAQLFFFIFLGVTEFYLLAAMSYDRCMAICKPLHYTIIMSTRVCTLLVFSSWLAGFLIIFPPVMLLLQLDFCASNVIDHFICDSSPMLQLSCTNTHFLELMAFFLAVVTLMVTLTLVILSYTNIIRTILKIPSMSQRKKAFSTCSSHMIVVSISYSSCIFMYIKTSARERVTLSKGVAVLNTSVAPLLNPFIYTLRNKQVKQAFKSMVQKMIFSLNK; from the coding sequence atgagaaattcCACAGCAGTAACAGACTTTATTCTTCTTGGATTGACAAGTGACCCACAGTGGCAGGTTGTacttttcatatttcttcttgTTACCTACATGTTAAGTGTGACTGGGAACCTGATCATTATCACCCTCACCCTTTCAGATCCCCATCTGCAGACTCCCATGTATTTCTTCCTTCGGAACTTCTCATTCCTGGAAATTTCATTCACGTCTGTCTGCATTCCCAGATTCCTTGTCACTGTTGTGACAGGAAACAGAACCATTTCTTATAATGGGTGTGtggctcagctattttttttcatcttcttggGGGTGACAGAATTTTACCTTCTGGCTGCCATGTCCTATGACCGCTGCATGGCCATCTGCAAACCTCTTCATTACACAATCATCATGAGCACCAGAGTGTGTACCCTTCTTGTCTTTAGCtcctggcttgcagggtttctgatCATCTTTCCACCAGTAATGCTTCTGCTGCAGTTGGATTTCTGTGCCTCCAATGTAATTGATCATTTTATCTGTGACTCTTCTCCAATGCTGCAGCTCTCTTGCACAAACACTCACTTTCTAGAACTCATGGCATTTTTTTTAGCTGTGGTAACACTGATGGTCACCTTGACATTAGTTATTCTCTCCTACACAAACATCATCCGGACAATTCTGAAAATTCCTTCTATGAGTCAAAGGAAAAAAGCCTTTTCCACTTGCTCCTCCCATATGATAGTTGTCTCCATCTCTTACAGTAGCTGTATCTTCATGTACATTAAGACTTCTGCCAGAGAAAGGGTGACTTTAAGCAAAGGAGTAGCTGTGCTCAATACCTCAGTGGCTCCTCTCTTGAATCCCTTCATATACACACTGAGAAATAAGCAAGTGAAGCAAGCCTTCAAGAGCATGGTCCAGAAgatgattttttctttaaataaatga